In Ostrea edulis chromosome 4, xbOstEdul1.1, whole genome shotgun sequence, a single window of DNA contains:
- the LOC125670196 gene encoding uncharacterized protein LOC125670196 isoform X1 has protein sequence MNSNVTMVIASPNLLFVTVIVTAVIEQMKRVAVLEISEIVRNFGAIQGVNLLPYVTCKQHCFSDEHAIAITPDLFETIRITYTAALTDHSLKTQNYQVSCTPPPVSCIRFYKHMHGLYQLDSDQRLNFFYCLLFILLLNK, from the exons ATGAATTCAAATGTGACAATGGTAATTGCATCCCCGAATCTTTTGTTTGTGACGGTGATCGTGACTGCCGTGATCGAACAGATGAAGCGGGTTGCCGTGCTCGAAATCAG CGAAATCGTTCGTAACTTTGGTGCAATTCAGGGAGTGAACTTGTTGCCTTACGTCACATGTAAACAACACTGCTTCTCTGACGAACACGCAATCGCCATCACCCCCGACCTCTTTGAAACCATTAGGATAACTTACACTGCAGCTCTAACTGACCACAGCCTGAAGACACAAAATTACCAAGTTTCGTGCACTCCGCCCCCCGTTTCCTGTATTCGTTTTTATAAACATATGCATGGACTCTATCAACTGGACTCTGACCAAcgactgaattttttttattgtttattgtttatacTTTTATTGAACAaatga
- the LOC125670196 gene encoding low-density lipoprotein receptor-like isoform X3, whose product MACVKFSLMAVFLVVMVNAIPTQVSRDHTCTHDNEFMCMTDGHDTCLPMEWRCDTEIDCDGGVDEQGCPPVTCQADEFKCDNGNCIPESFVCDGDRDCRDRTDEAGCRARNQRNRS is encoded by the exons ATGGCTTGTGTTAAATTCTCCCTAATGGCTGTGTTCTTGGTCGTGATGGTCAATGCCATTCCTACACAAG TGTCCAGGGACCACACGTGCACTCATGATAATGAATTCATGTGTATGACTGACGGCCATGACACCTGTCTACCCATGGAGTGGAGGTGTGACACAGAAATTGACTGTGACGGGGGAGTTGACGAGCAGGGCTGTC cgcCAGTAACTTGTCAGGCGGATGAATTCAAATGTGACAATGGTAATTGCATCCCCGAATCTTTTGTTTGTGACGGTGATCGTGACTGCCGTGATCGAACAGATGAAGCGGGTTGCCGTGCTCGAAATCAG CGAAATCGTTCGTAA
- the LOC125670196 gene encoding low-density lipoprotein receptor-like isoform X2, translating into MACVKFSLMAVFLVVMVNAIPTQVSRDHTCTHDNEFMCMTDGHDTCLPMEWRCDTEIDCDGGVDEQGCPPVTCQADEFKCDNGNCIPESFVCDGDRDCRDRTDEAGCRARNQVSLLCPKWNWVKIRNSRHTFPKFTNFIVN; encoded by the exons ATGGCTTGTGTTAAATTCTCCCTAATGGCTGTGTTCTTGGTCGTGATGGTCAATGCCATTCCTACACAAG TGTCCAGGGACCACACGTGCACTCATGATAATGAATTCATGTGTATGACTGACGGCCATGACACCTGTCTACCCATGGAGTGGAGGTGTGACACAGAAATTGACTGTGACGGGGGAGTTGACGAGCAGGGCTGTC cgcCAGTAACTTGTCAGGCGGATGAATTCAAATGTGACAATGGTAATTGCATCCCCGAATCTTTTGTTTGTGACGGTGATCGTGACTGCCGTGATCGAACAGATGAAGCGGGTTGCCGTGCTCGAAATCAGGTAAGTCTGTTATGTCCAAAATGGAATTGGGTAAAGATTCGAAATTCTAGACACACCTTTCCCAAATTCACCAATTTTATTGTCAATTGA